In the Streptomyces sp. SJL17-4 genome, ATCGTCGGCCGGTTCCAGAGCAACTACCGTGCCCTGCTGCGGTACGCGCCCAGCGGCTTCGCCGGCCGGGTGCTGTCGCTGCGGGCGGCGGACGGCGGTGCGACCGTCGAGACGGCGAACCGCTGGATGGAGTACTTCTCCGGTGACGCCGCCCTCGTGGACGTGCCCGGCGACCACTACACGGTGATGCGCGGTGAGCGGCTGCGGGTCCTGGCGGACGAGCTGCGCCGGGCTCTCGACGCCCACTGAACCGACCCGGCCGGGCCGCCCCTCCGGCGGCCCGGCCGATCCACCCCGGACCGGTCCCTTCGGGTTGCACGGGTCCAGGTCCAAGAAGTGAGGACAATCGGTATGGGAATTGATCAGGCCGACCCGATACGGCGGCAGGCCGGTGAGCGAGCGAGCACGCTGCCGGCCACCGTGCCGGTCGCCGTCGTGGGAGCGGGCCAGTCCGGGCTCGCCGTCGGATATCACCTGCGGCAGGCCGGCGTGGAGTGTGTGCTGCTCGACGCGGACAGCGAGGTCGGCGAGACGTGGGCGCGGCGCTGGGACTCGCTGAAGCTGTTCACGTCCGCGCAGTTCTCCGGGCTGCCGGGTCTGCCCTTCCCCGGCGACGGCAGGCATTACCCCGGCAAGGACGAGGTGGTGGCGTACCTGCGGGACTACGCCGAGCGGTTCGACCTGCAGGTGCTGCCGGACCACCGGGTGCTGTCGGTACGGCGGGACGGTGACGGCTATCTGCTGAGCACCACGCGCGGCCACTGCCGGGCCGGGCAGGTCGTCATCGCGACCGGGGCGTTCGGCATCCCCCGCCTTCCGGAGTTCGCCGCCGCGCTCGGTCCGGACGTACCCACCCTGCACACCAGCGAGTACCGGAGCCCCGCGCAGGTGGCGCCGGGGACCGTGGTGGTCGTCGGCGACGGCAACTCCGGCCGGCAGATCGCCGCCGAGCTGTCCACGACCCACGACGTGGTGCTCAGTTGCAGCGAGGCCGTCTCACCGCCCCTGCCGCAGACCGTCGTCGGCCGGGACATGTTCTGGTGGATGAGCGTCCTCGGGGTGATGCGTCTGCCGGTGAACATGCAGGCGCCCGACCCGGTCGTCGGTGACCGGGTGCCCGAGCTCGTCGCGGCGGGCGGGCTGCGGACCGTTGGCCGGATCACGGCGGCCGACGGAGCCGAGCTGCTGGTCGCGGGCGGCGAGCGCGTCAAGCCGTCCACGGTGATCTGGGCGACCGGTTTCCGCACCGACTGGAGCTGGCTCGACCCGGAGATGCTGGACGACGACGGGCAGCCGCGGCACACCGAGGGCACGGGTGCGGTCCCCGGCAGCTACTACCTGGGGCTGTACCGGATGCGTACCCGCGGCTCGGCGCTGATCGGCTTCGTGGGCCGCGACGCCGAGCACGTCGCGACGGCGATCATCGCCACCGCCCACGGCAAGGACACCACGACCACTCCGCCCACGACAGAAGGCCGACCGTCATGACCAGTGCCACCTCCACCGAACTCGATGTGCTGGGGGCGCTGTTGGCGTTCGACTTCATCGGGTTCGCCCAGAAGTCGGCCGCACTCGACCCCACCGACCCGCACTACGGTCAGGCGGTCGGCGCCGCCTTCGGGATCGCGGTCCGCAGGCGCTTCCCGCAGGGTGCGGCGCCGCAGGAGATCAGCGGCTACGTCGCGGAGGTCCTCGGCTCGCTGGACGCCGGCGGGGAGGACTTCGACCCGGCGTTCCTCGAAGGCCTCGTCGCCGCCGCCCTCGACGGGGGCACGGCGACCGGCGGTGAGCACCAGGACCCCGAGACGACGATCCAGGCCCGGCTCGTACTGACGCTCCGGCTGGTACGGGAGCTGGGTCTCGACACCGACCAGCAGCGGGAGTTGCTGACGGAGACGGCACACCGACTGGGCTCCTGACGCACGCGTCCAGCGGCGCCCCGGTCACCCGGGGCGCCGCACCGTCGTTCGCCTCCGCCGCGGTCAGGACTCCGGCGGCGCCTGCGGGTCGAGGTCGCCCGGGACCCAGACGTCCAGCGCCCCTTCCGCGTACAGCGTCCGCACCGCCCGCTTGTCGTACTTGCCGACGCTGGTCTTGGGCACCGCGTCCACGAACGACCACCGCTCCGGCACCCACCAGCGTGCCACCCGCCCGGTCAGGAACTCCCGCAGCTCGTCCCCGCCGACCTCGGCGCCCGGCACCAACGACACGCAGGCCAGCGGGCGTTCCTCCCAGCGCGGGTCGGGCACACCGACCACGATCGCCTCGAGGACCGCCGGGTGCTCGATGATC is a window encoding:
- a CDS encoding NAD(P)-binding domain-containing protein — its product is MGIDQADPIRRQAGERASTLPATVPVAVVGAGQSGLAVGYHLRQAGVECVLLDADSEVGETWARRWDSLKLFTSAQFSGLPGLPFPGDGRHYPGKDEVVAYLRDYAERFDLQVLPDHRVLSVRRDGDGYLLSTTRGHCRAGQVVIATGAFGIPRLPEFAAALGPDVPTLHTSEYRSPAQVAPGTVVVVGDGNSGRQIAAELSTTHDVVLSCSEAVSPPLPQTVVGRDMFWWMSVLGVMRLPVNMQAPDPVVGDRVPELVAAGGLRTVGRITAADGAELLVAGGERVKPSTVIWATGFRTDWSWLDPEMLDDDGQPRHTEGTGAVPGSYYLGLYRMRTRGSALIGFVGRDAEHVATAIIATAHGKDTTTTPPTTEGRPS